A genomic window from Bdellovibrio sp. SKB1291214 includes:
- a CDS encoding murein L,D-transpeptidase catalytic domain-containing protein, translated as MTKKVISFLLLVGSCGAPASALAGWIPGKEDRWNQYVSRVEQVASRERAIPDEAIDRTIKFLKANRSKLERSINNRSVVIINDFTQESTRDRMFVIYVNLGKVERYKVAHGIGSGEGPHVYKCSNTVGSKATPPGFMLVQNENRNSQFGSALYMDSLEARNSNSRERFVVFHPNKTAAERARILREYGFIDLSEGCTQLTVEDYYKIKYRVQGGSLLYNFCPEDAR; from the coding sequence ATGACGAAAAAAGTGATTTCTTTTCTACTTCTTGTGGGGAGTTGTGGAGCGCCGGCATCGGCTTTGGCAGGATGGATTCCTGGCAAGGAGGATCGTTGGAATCAATACGTATCGCGAGTGGAGCAAGTCGCTTCCCGTGAGCGTGCCATTCCAGACGAAGCTATCGACAGAACCATCAAATTTTTAAAAGCCAACCGCTCTAAACTTGAAAGGAGCATTAACAATCGCAGCGTTGTGATCATTAATGACTTCACTCAAGAAAGTACACGCGATCGCATGTTCGTGATCTATGTGAATCTGGGTAAAGTGGAACGCTATAAAGTTGCTCATGGAATTGGCAGTGGTGAGGGGCCTCATGTCTATAAGTGCTCCAACACTGTGGGCTCCAAAGCGACACCGCCTGGCTTTATGTTGGTGCAAAACGAAAATCGCAACTCGCAGTTCGGTTCCGCTTTGTATATGGATAGTTTGGAAGCGCGTAACAGCAATTCCCGAGAACGATTCGTGGTTTTTCACCCGAACAAAACGGCGGCTGAACGCGCACGCATCCTGCGTGAGTACGGCTTTATTGACCTTAGCGAAGGCTGCACGCAGCTGACTGTTGAGGACTATTATAAGATAAAATACCGCGTTCAGGGCGGGAGCCTTCTTTATAATTTCTGTCCAGAAGACGCGCGGTAA